The following coding sequences are from one uncultured Desulfobacter sp. window:
- a CDS encoding F0F1 ATP synthase subunit epsilon — protein MADKFFLEVVTPQKAIVSEEIKSIAAPGSEGEFCALKGHTTFLTSLKVGGIRYEDAAGNERVLFANGGFAEVLPDKVTILAESAERREDIDLSRAKEAQARAERRLSDKAADTDIVRAQAALQRALFRLKVAGTN, from the coding sequence ATGGCTGATAAATTTTTTCTTGAAGTGGTAACACCCCAAAAGGCGATTGTCAGTGAAGAGATTAAAAGTATTGCTGCGCCCGGCAGTGAAGGTGAGTTCTGTGCTTTGAAAGGGCATACAACTTTCCTGACTTCATTGAAGGTCGGTGGTATCCGTTATGAAGATGCTGCAGGGAACGAGCGCGTACTTTTTGCCAACGGTGGGTTTGCCGAAGTGCTTCCGGATAAGGTTACCATCCTTGCAGAATCTGCCGAACGGCGTGAGGATATTGATCTTAGCCGGGCAAAAGAGGCCCAGGCTCGTGCTGAAAGACGCTTGAGTGACAAAGCAGCAGACACGGATATCGTCCGTGCCCAGGCAGCTTTGCAGCGGGCTTTGTTCCGGCTTAAAGTCGCTGGAACTAACTAA
- the zapB gene encoding cell division protein ZapB, giving the protein MNNEDIAAKFDDINIHVDFLIESCQSLQKENEALSVKINELEEQLRQKTQNEDVYVGRESMISEKINGLLTKLDGFSETVS; this is encoded by the coding sequence TTGAATAACGAGGATATAGCAGCTAAGTTTGATGACATTAACATCCATGTGGACTTTTTAATAGAATCTTGTCAGAGTCTTCAAAAAGAAAACGAAGCGCTTTCTGTTAAGATAAATGAACTTGAAGAGCAGTTGAGACAGAAAACACAAAACGAAGATGTCTATGTCGGTCGGGAGTCCATGATAAGTGAAAAAATTAACGGACTTCTTACCAAACTGGATGGTTTCTCGGAGACCGTATCCTGA
- a CDS encoding cell division protein ZapA, whose protein sequence is MDEIVKIELFGEEFQFKPDKEQADDPVKIAAHVKEYIDEAESLFQNKTSSKNRMAILLLAAMNLSKDYHELQKTYSDLEKDIENRVSSLLKKINKTMK, encoded by the coding sequence TTGGATGAAATCGTTAAAATTGAGCTTTTCGGGGAAGAATTTCAATTTAAACCGGATAAAGAGCAAGCGGATGATCCGGTAAAGATTGCGGCCCACGTTAAAGAATATATCGATGAAGCGGAAAGTCTTTTTCAAAATAAAACGAGTAGTAAGAATAGGATGGCTATTTTGCTTCTTGCAGCCATGAATTTATCAAAAGATTATCATGAACTGCAGAAGACGTATTCGGACCTTGAAAAAGACATTGAAAACAGAGTTTCATCCCTATTAAAGAAAATAAACAAAACAATGAAATAA
- the rny gene encoding ribonuclease Y, translating to MSFTMMLAFMLVLLAVGGVILYVIKMKVDQERLDFQEEQRVAMEQATKKAETLLREAKLEARSRLLEMKSTFDAETEETRGELKKEERRLSKKSEKLDKIEDQCTKREKYIERNERAVAEKLESVARKEDSYSQLLEETKKELEKVSGMTLEQAKELLLKTMEDEARHEGAKMVKKITTEVREKADKEAKKIISTAIQRYAGDYVAERTVSVVNLPGDEMKGRIIGREGRNIRALEAATGIDLIIDDTPEAVILSGFNPVRREVARLSLEKLISDGRIHPARIEDVVARATEEVDLAVKEAGEQAAFDLGVHGIDPELIKVLGKLKFRTSYAQNVLQHSVEVAFLAGIIAAELGLDIKLAKRMGLLHDIGKAVDHEVDGAHAIIGAKLAKKYGENENVVNAIASHHEDQMPESVYDFIVQSADALSGARPGARKESLENYVKRLEDLENIANGFDGVVNTYAIQAGREIRVITESEKITDESAMLLSKDIARQIEENLTFPGQVKVVVIRETRAVEYTRK from the coding sequence ATGAGTTTTACAATGATGCTTGCATTTATGCTGGTGTTGCTTGCTGTGGGTGGGGTCATTTTATATGTGATAAAAATGAAAGTGGACCAGGAGCGGCTTGATTTCCAAGAAGAACAACGCGTTGCCATGGAACAGGCAACCAAAAAAGCTGAAACTCTGCTCAGGGAAGCCAAACTGGAGGCACGCTCACGTCTGCTGGAAATGAAGAGTACATTTGATGCCGAGACGGAAGAGACCCGGGGTGAATTAAAGAAAGAGGAGAGACGGCTTTCTAAAAAAAGTGAAAAGCTTGATAAAATAGAAGATCAATGTACCAAAAGAGAAAAATACATAGAAAGAAATGAACGGGCTGTTGCAGAAAAACTTGAATCGGTAGCCCGCAAAGAGGACTCATATAGTCAGCTTCTTGAGGAAACAAAAAAAGAGCTTGAAAAAGTATCCGGGATGACCCTTGAACAGGCAAAAGAACTGCTGCTGAAGACCATGGAGGATGAAGCCAGGCATGAAGGTGCCAAAATGGTCAAAAAGATCACGACTGAAGTCAGGGAAAAAGCGGATAAAGAGGCAAAAAAGATTATATCAACAGCGATCCAGCGTTATGCCGGCGATTATGTAGCCGAGCGTACCGTTTCTGTGGTGAATTTGCCTGGAGATGAAATGAAAGGTCGGATTATTGGCCGGGAGGGCCGCAATATCCGGGCGTTGGAAGCCGCAACCGGCATAGATCTGATTATTGACGATACTCCGGAAGCTGTTATTTTATCAGGGTTCAACCCTGTCAGGCGTGAAGTGGCAAGGCTCTCCCTTGAAAAATTGATTTCCGATGGAAGAATCCATCCTGCGCGCATTGAGGATGTCGTGGCGCGTGCAACCGAAGAAGTTGATCTGGCCGTTAAAGAAGCTGGTGAGCAGGCCGCGTTCGATTTGGGTGTGCACGGCATTGATCCGGAACTGATTAAAGTTCTTGGAAAATTAAAATTTAGAACTTCCTATGCCCAGAACGTCTTGCAGCATTCCGTTGAAGTGGCATTTTTGGCCGGTATTATCGCAGCTGAACTGGGCTTGGATATAAAACTCGCCAAGCGTATGGGATTGTTGCACGATATCGGTAAGGCTGTGGATCATGAGGTGGATGGGGCACATGCTATTATTGGTGCTAAGCTTGCAAAAAAATATGGTGAAAACGAGAACGTCGTCAATGCTATTGCGTCTCATCACGAAGACCAGATGCCTGAAAGTGTGTATGATTTTATAGTACAGTCTGCAGATGCACTATCGGGTGCCAGGCCAGGGGCTCGAAAAGAGAGTCTTGAAAATTACGTAAAACGCCTGGAGGATTTAGAAAATATTGCAAATGGGTTTGATGGCGTGGTAAATACCTACGCCATTCAGGCCGGCCGTGAAATTCGGGTCATTACTGAAAGCGAAAAAATTACGGACGAAAGTGCAATGCTGCTGTCAAAAGATATTGCCCGCCAGATTGAAGAGAATCTGACATTTCCGGGCCAGGTGAAGGTTGTTGTCATTCGGGAAACTAGAGCGGTTGAATATACCAGGAAATGA
- the atpG gene encoding ATP synthase F1 subunit gamma — MATLKEVQSKIVSVKKTKQITSAMKMVATSRLRGSQNAMEAFKPYASKFAEVLGSIAGKSGEGASPLLIAKDEVKKVALLLCTSDRGLCGGFNINLIDKAVKMLQSELGGKEVSFVCYGKKGRDWAKKQGKSIDAEYIGVVGGRVDFSVASGSGQALINSFLEGSVDEVYLIYSEFQGMAKQVPTVKQILPIPSLDEVVTEEAAPADADGTFLPEHICEPSSDALLGEMLPKNVYIQIYDALLQTSTSEHAARMRAMENATKACSDLVEELQTIFNKTRQAGITSDLMDIVGGAEALKG, encoded by the coding sequence ATGGCAACATTAAAAGAAGTACAATCGAAAATAGTCAGTGTAAAAAAGACTAAACAGATTACCTCTGCCATGAAAATGGTCGCCACTTCTAGATTGCGCGGTTCCCAGAATGCCATGGAGGCATTTAAACCCTATGCCTCCAAATTTGCGGAAGTTCTGGGATCCATTGCCGGTAAATCAGGGGAGGGCGCGTCCCCCCTTTTGATTGCCAAAGATGAAGTTAAAAAGGTGGCCCTGCTCCTGTGTACATCAGACAGGGGTCTATGTGGTGGATTTAACATTAATTTGATCGATAAAGCTGTTAAAATGCTTCAATCTGAGCTTGGCGGCAAAGAGGTCTCTTTTGTCTGCTACGGCAAAAAAGGCCGCGACTGGGCAAAAAAACAAGGCAAATCCATTGATGCTGAATACATCGGTGTCGTGGGTGGCCGAGTTGATTTCTCAGTGGCTTCCGGTTCAGGGCAGGCATTAATCAATAGTTTCCTTGAAGGAAGCGTGGATGAAGTATATCTGATCTATTCTGAATTCCAGGGTATGGCAAAACAGGTTCCGACGGTTAAGCAGATTCTCCCCATTCCATCTCTTGATGAGGTGGTCACAGAAGAAGCTGCCCCAGCCGACGCTGACGGCACATTCCTGCCGGAACACATTTGTGAGCCCTCTTCGGATGCACTTTTGGGAGAAATGCTTCCCAAAAATGTTTATATCCAGATATACGATGCATTGCTCCAGACTTCAACATCCGAGCATGCTGCCCGTATGCGGGCCATGGAAAATGCAACCAAAGCATGTTCCGATCTTGTGGAAGAACTGCAGACCATATTCAACAAAACCCGTCAGGCAGGTATTACCTCAGATCTTATGGATATTGTCGGTGGTGCCGAGGCCCTTAAGGGGTAA
- the atpD gene encoding F0F1 ATP synthase subunit beta produces the protein MAENIGKISQVLGAVVDVEFEPGKLPAVLTALTVTNPTIGDMEDNLVIEVAQHLGDNVVRCIGMDVTDGLQRGMAVKDTGAPIMMPVGEASLGRVLNVVGRPVDGLGDISQDKMLPIHRHAPAFTEQDTTVRVLETGVKVIDLLVPFPRGGKMGMFGGAGVGKTVIMMEMVNNIAMQHGGISVFGGVGERTREGNDLYHEMKDSGVLPKCALVYGQMTEPPGARARVALSALTCAEYFRDEEGQDVLLFVDNIFRFTQAGAEVSATLGRMPSAVGYQPTLAVDMGELQERITSTDKGSITAVQCVYVPADDLTDPAPATTFGHLDGTVVLSRQIAELGIYPAVDPLDSTSRILDAAYIGEDHYNVARVVQQTLQKYKELQDIIAILGMDELSDEDKITVQRARKLQKFLSQPFHVAETFTGMPGIFVKVEDTVRSFKEIIEGKHDDLPENAFYMVGAIEDAIEKAKA, from the coding sequence ATGGCTGAAAATATAGGTAAAATTTCACAGGTACTCGGCGCGGTTGTTGACGTTGAGTTTGAACCCGGAAAACTTCCCGCGGTTCTGACTGCCTTGACTGTAACAAACCCCACCATTGGGGATATGGAAGATAATCTGGTTATCGAAGTTGCCCAGCATTTGGGTGACAACGTTGTTCGCTGCATCGGTATGGACGTAACCGACGGCCTCCAGCGTGGTATGGCAGTAAAAGATACGGGTGCTCCCATCATGATGCCCGTTGGCGAAGCCTCTCTGGGCCGTGTTCTTAACGTTGTGGGGCGTCCCGTTGACGGTCTTGGTGATATCTCCCAAGACAAAATGCTTCCCATTCACAGACATGCTCCCGCTTTTACCGAGCAGGATACCACTGTCCGCGTTCTTGAAACCGGCGTAAAGGTTATCGACCTTCTGGTTCCCTTTCCCCGTGGCGGTAAAATGGGTATGTTCGGTGGTGCCGGTGTTGGTAAAACCGTTATCATGATGGAAATGGTTAACAATATCGCCATGCAGCATGGCGGTATCTCCGTGTTCGGCGGTGTTGGTGAAAGAACCCGTGAAGGTAATGACCTTTATCACGAGATGAAAGACTCCGGCGTTCTTCCCAAGTGTGCTCTGGTTTATGGTCAGATGACTGAACCTCCCGGAGCCCGTGCTCGTGTTGCGCTGTCCGCTTTGACTTGCGCTGAATATTTCCGTGATGAAGAGGGCCAGGACGTGCTTCTCTTTGTTGATAACATCTTCCGTTTCACCCAGGCCGGTGCGGAGGTTTCTGCTACACTGGGTCGTATGCCGTCTGCCGTTGGTTACCAGCCGACACTTGCGGTTGACATGGGCGAGCTTCAGGAACGTATTACGTCTACTGATAAAGGCTCCATTACCGCAGTTCAGTGTGTTTACGTACCTGCCGATGACTTGACTGACCCGGCACCTGCAACCACCTTTGGCCATCTTGACGGAACTGTTGTACTTTCCCGTCAGATTGCAGAGCTTGGTATCTATCCTGCTGTGGATCCGCTTGACTCCACTTCCAGAATTTTGGATGCGGCATACATTGGTGAAGATCATTACAATGTTGCCCGCGTAGTTCAGCAGACATTGCAAAAATATAAAGAACTCCAGGACATCATTGCTATTCTGGGTATGGACGAGCTGTCCGACGAAGATAAGATTACCGTACAGCGCGCCAGAAAACTTCAGAAATTCCTGTCCCAGCCGTTCCATGTTGCTGAAACTTTTACCGGTATGCCCGGCATTTTTGTAAAGGTTGAAGATACGGTTCGGTCCTTCAAGGAAATTATCGAAGGCAAGCATGATGACCTTCCCGAAAATGCTTTCTATATGGTTGGGGCTATCGAAGACGCCATTGAAAAAGCCAAAGCTTAA
- a CDS encoding sugar phosphate nucleotidyltransferase: MSKIAVIILAAGKGSRMKSDLAKVLHKVAGECMVNHVIEAAKQVASGHIHVVVGHQAEKVRKEVQEKHSVHFAFQKELLGTGDAVRTALPGIDDCVKHVLVLCGDVPLIQKQTIDDLVSLHRNQKAGLTVLAARVDDPTGYGRIIQGADGQLLAIREEADATDLEKRIDIVNSGIFCFEKQFLQSGLGRIENNNSQGEYYLTDLVEVAVLNKAKTCVKIIDDAGQVMGVNTIEQLNRINKAFPGISHELS; encoded by the coding sequence ATGAGTAAGATTGCAGTTATCATACTGGCTGCAGGAAAAGGCAGCCGCATGAAGTCGGATTTAGCTAAAGTTCTGCACAAGGTCGCAGGCGAATGTATGGTTAATCATGTTATTGAGGCGGCTAAACAGGTTGCGTCAGGGCATATTCATGTCGTGGTCGGGCACCAGGCTGAAAAAGTGCGAAAAGAGGTTCAGGAAAAACATAGTGTGCACTTTGCCTTTCAAAAAGAACTTCTCGGCACCGGGGATGCTGTCAGAACCGCATTGCCTGGGATCGACGACTGCGTAAAGCATGTTTTGGTCTTATGTGGAGATGTTCCATTGATACAAAAGCAGACCATTGATGATTTGGTTTCGCTCCACCGTAACCAAAAGGCCGGTTTGACTGTCTTGGCCGCAAGGGTAGATGACCCGACCGGTTATGGCAGAATTATTCAGGGTGCGGACGGGCAGCTTCTTGCCATACGTGAAGAGGCGGATGCAACGGATTTGGAAAAACGGATAGATATTGTTAATTCCGGAATTTTTTGTTTTGAAAAGCAATTTCTTCAGTCCGGCCTAGGTCGGATTGAAAATAATAACAGTCAAGGAGAGTATTATCTTACTGATCTTGTGGAAGTTGCTGTGCTGAACAAAGCCAAAACATGTGTTAAAATTATAGATGATGCCGGGCAGGTCATGGGCGTTAATACCATTGAGCAGTTAAACCGCATCAATAAGGCGTTTCCTGGGATTTCGCATGAATTATCTTGA